A window of Chelonia mydas isolate rCheMyd1 unplaced genomic scaffold, rCheMyd1.pri.v2 scaffold_94_arrow_ctg1, whole genome shotgun sequence genomic DNA:
cttagctaataaacctttagttatttACTGTAGAACTGGCTGCCAGCGTTCTCTTTGGAGGAAGTTCTGGGTGACTGACTGGTcccttgggactgggagaaactTGGTGTGGTGTGATGTTAGGATTAAGTGACATTTTATCAGAacttccagtttgtctgggtggcaggtTAGGCGGTCTGTGACTCCACAGTGAGACttgtatagtgatccaggagttcacgtTTGTGACTGGCttggtgaatcatagaatcatagaatatcagggttggaagggaactcaggaggtcatctagtccaaccccctgctcaaagcaggaccgatccccaattaaatcatcccagccagggctttgtcaagccggaccttaaaaacttcgaaggaaggaggttccaccacctccctaggtaacacattccagtgtttcaccaccctcctagtgaaaaagtttttcctaatatccaacctaaatctcccccactgcaacttgagaccattactccttgttctgtcatctgctaccactgagaacagtctagatccatcctctttggaaccccctttcaggtagttgaaagcagctatcaaatcccccctcattcttctcttccgtagactaaacatccccagttccctcagcctctcctcataactcatgtgttccagtcccctaatcatttttgttgccctccgctggactctttccaatttttccacatccctcttgtagtgtggggcccaaaactggacacagtactccagatgaggcctcaccagtgttgaatagaggggaacgatcacgtccctcgatctgctggcaatgcccctacttatacatcccaaaatgccattggccttcttggcaacaagggcacactgttgactcatatccagcttcttgtccactgtaacccctaggtccttttctgcagaattgctgccgagccatttggtccctagtctgtagcgatgcattggattcttccgtcctaagttcaggactctgcaggtgaaatctaattctagaacacaccaccagtttggggtatctgcccttGTTTTTTGAGCCTGCCCTGAGTTAGTCACTTACAGtagtgagccactccagacagcatgacagcagGTACCACAACATTAGAGAAAAGTAGACTTGGTACcactttattttacaaataaagggAAAGACAGGCAAATTGGATCTCTGTGTGTACAATAAAGTCCAAGACACTTAGGGCCTAATTCTACCCTGCTGAAATCAACTGTGAAGCTCCCACTGACACAATGGGAAAAGAAATGGGCCCTTAATGTGCTGTAGTTACCCTGCAGTTGGAATGGGCATGAAAAATATCAGTGCAGTAACATACAGTGCATGATATAGGGACATAGTTAAAATATCTGTTACTTGTTTACTTTTACTGTTGGACCTGAATGTAAATATATACCAGCAAAAAGAACAATAGAATTATCTTGTACAATAGTCATGTACAaccaagaacaatgaaaaaatcccaTCCCAGATGtttttttcgtttttttttttttaacctttaaatgAAGGAAAATTGCAGTTATAGGATTAGGACTTCACAAGGTCACATTATAAAATCAACTTTGATGTATTTCCTAAGTGACAGAGggttagattcacaaaggtacgtAGCTACCAAACtgcctctttataaatacataatatataaATCACTACATATTtattgaagcagggacttgactctcccatatcccaggtgagtgccctggccACTAGCTAGAATCAATCTCTAGCTTTTTTTTGGATTCAGTGACTGAttatttgtacaaagtggaacatttccagcaggagagacccaccccagcacAGTCTAGAGTgactagggcactcacctgcgttcacgtccctgctccaaatcaggcacagCAGGGATTGAATGTGGATTTCCCACCGCCCAgttgagtgctttaaccactgggtcACGTGTAAACTGGGGAGATGAGAGAGCTGACCTGGCTTACGTGCCTAGCTCCAGGAGTGGGTTCATGACTGAGGTCCCcgagcagagataggtgcctaccTCTACCTGTGTGTCAGGGGGCTGAGGCTTCGATCAATGGCAGGTTGGCAACGAAATAACTTTGTACATCTAGGCCCTACTCCCTTCCTTGGCATTTCACTGCTGGCAAATGTAGGTGGTTCCCTGTTCAGCTTTCTGGCTTctggtgcctaactctccccatgcattgtacggGGAGCTGGGCGCGTGACTCATGGCTGAGGATCCCATTCGATGGCAAGGCACCTAGGAGTCAGGCCTTGCAACGCCCAAGGCCCTTGGGGGATCTACCCCAGAGTTACTATCCATGGCAGCCTTGGTCAAAACAGGTTGCATATGACTTCCTTTTCTTACTATTGTTTTCTGATTCAAGACAGCATGTTTTTTTAAGACTTTAACATAAAGAAGCCACTAGATACACTAGAGCTGCTTGGAAATTCATCCTTTTCCCCACAAAATATGAATAACCGTGAATATTTTTCATGTTTCACAAATAAATTTGGGATTTTCATAGatctgtcaagcgattaaaaaaaattaatcatgattaattgtgctgttaataatagaataccatttatttaaatattttggatgttttctacagtttcaaatatattgatttcaattacaaaacacaatagaaagtgtacagtgctcactttatatttttttattccaaatatttgaagtgtaaaaaatgaaagaaatagtatttttcaattcagctaatacaagtactgtagtgcaatgtctTTACCATGGAagctgaatttacaaatgtagatttatgtacaaaaaataactgcattcagaaataaaacaatacatttaaattggtattctgttgtttaacagtgcaattaaaactgcgattaatcatgattttttttaatctcgattaatttttttagttaaatgcgtgagttaactgtggttaattgacagcccaagtttttcaacagaaatctgaacattttcaatgaaaacaaactaTTTGAGAGAATTTGCAATCTTATTGTgaagatttttcaaaggaaaaaagttttgatgaattttttttgaacagctctaatccataaaaatatgagagagagacagagagagaggttgCTATCGTGCATTAACCCTATACCATGGCTATGCTTTGTTCTGTATATAATCTATTTTTACTATAAATCGGTCCCAGTTTGAACATCAGATCCACATCATTTCAAGGACTGCTGAGATCACAGCACAAGGTGGGTCATGTTCCCATTGAACAAGGACAGGATATTTATAAGATTTTCACACTAAGTCACCTGAGCAAACGACACCGACGTCCTCAGCAATTCCTGCCTGGGTTGTCTCAGGCGGGGAGATGTCACAGAGAGTCAGACGAGTCTCATTTCCTCCACATCGGACACTTTTAAGCCCCACGGGGCCCCTTCCTCGCTCAGACATAGGGGGGTAATAAGCTTTCTCAGCGACTCCGCACTGGAGCTGCCTGCACACCACGCTGGCATCGTCCATGTCCCACTGGTCATCCAGGACTCTGCCCCACACACCACGGAGGGAAATCTCAACTCTACCACTGCATCGGCTCTCTCCATTCAATAGTCTGAGCGCCTCAGAACGACCTGGGCTCACAGAGACAAAAAATATGCTGAATAACACTCCCTGCTGGTACTGCATTAGAAATAATACACAGGTGTGATGTGGAACACAGGTTTCTGTGCTGAGTGGAAGGTAACTCTCACCGCTGTGCAGTGATACAGGGAACAGCCTCTTTCAAGGGTTTCATTTGTCTGTCTACTCAGAAATGCAGGAGGTGATGGAAGGAAAGAATTCCCCAGCTCTGAGATCAGATCTTGCCCGATGTGGAGCGCTCTCACCTCCCTAAGGAGTCAATGTGAGTGGAGAGTGCTCAGGAacacctggtttcagagtaacagccgtgttagtctgtattcgtaaaaagaaaaggagtacttgtggcaccttagagactaaccagtttatttgagcatgagctttcgtgagctacagctcacttcatcggatgcatagcatatcgtggaaactgcagaagacattatataacacagagaccatgaaacaaaacttcctcccaccccactcccccgctgggaacagcttatctaaagcgatcatcaagtagagccatttccagcacaaatccaggttttctcacccttcccccccccccccccacacacatacaaactcactctcctgctggcaacagcccatccccctttgaaacccctctttataatgcgcatgataatcaaggtgggtcacctccagcactaatccaggttttctcaccccccccccacatccccccctccaaaaaccacacacacaaactcattctcctgctggcaacagctcatcttacaatgtgcacagcaataatccaagtttaaccagaacgtcttgggggtggtttttgcaggaaaaaaacaaggggagacaggctaccttgcataatgacttagccactcccagtctctattcaagcccaaattaatagtatccaatttgcaaatgaattccaattcagcagtttctcgctggagtctggatttgaagtttttttgctttaagatagcgaccctcatgtctgtgattgcgtgaccagagagattgaagtgttctccgactggtttatgaatgttataattcttgacatctgatttgtgtccatttattcttttacgtagagactgtccagtttgaccaatgtacatggcagaggggcattgctggcacatgatggcatatatcacattggtggatgtgcaggtgaacgagcctctgatagtgtggctgatgttgttaggccctgtgatggtgtcccctgaatagatatgtgggcacagttgcaacgggctttgttgcaaggataggttcctgggctagtggttctgttgtgtggtatgtggttgttggtgagtattcgcttcaggttggggggctgtctgtaggcaaggactggcctttctcccaagatttgtgagagtgttgggtcatccttcaggataggttgtagatccttaataatgcgttggaggggttttagttgggggctgaaggtgacggctagtggcgttctgttattttctttgttaggcctgtcctgtagtaggtgacttctgggaactcttctggctctatcaatctgtttcttcacttccgcaggtgggtattgtagttgtaagaatgcttgatagagatcttgtaggtgtttgtctctgtctgaggggttggagcaaatgcggttgtacacCTGGCAGATCAGGCCCCTGGTTTCCAAAATGGTCTGTGCAAAAGTGCTCAGGGCTCACCCCGCACATTGATAGCGTCAGCGCTGTGAGGTAGCTGTGATTCACAACAGGAGTCTAGGGATTGGCCTGCAATGAGCTCACCAAGCGCCCCACTTCCCTGCTGCAATTCCCAGATCCAGACTGCCAGGACACATGGCTCCTTTAAAGAAAACCCTGCCCTGTTTGCCCCCGTTCAGTGTACATTGGTGACCTGCAATCACGGCGTCAGCTCCAAACCCAAAAGGAGCTAACGCAATAAAGGCTTTTCTGCACTCAGCAAGGATTTTCCAGGCCAGGTCTGCAACTGTGGACACTTGAGTTCCCTTTCTCACAAAGTCTAGCTATTGGCTTGGCTGGAGATGATGCTGGAGAAGAGAGTGACCTCCGGGCAATGGGGAAGAAGATCCCATTTTTTtctaaacatatatatttttcattttaaactttgtTCACTGTGTGCACATAAAGATGTTGAAGTTCCCTGTGGGAGAAGCGAAGACCCTGTCTGGTGATTAGGTCATTGGAGATTTATACAGTGTATGCGGCACCTTACATTTCAAAGGAGCCAAAGTGCTCCCAAAATGTGATCTGTAAACCTGTCAAATCTTCCTAAATATATAAAGAGTTATAAGAATATACATACAGAGGACAGTAGTGACTCCATATTTAAAGATGAGATTAGTATTACACTTAAGAAAGGTATTTAACTACTCTGTTTTTTATTAAAGTTGTGTATGGTCTGATTCTCACATTAAGACTCCTATACTCTGAGCAGGTGTAAATGAGCCCTTAGGGTTCTCCCCTTACTTCCCACACAGAATCTCTGTGTCAGTGTGACCCACATTCCTTGTTCTGCACCATTTGACTTTATTTCTCTGACAGGAAGCGAAAGATGCCATGGGGAGGGGACATAGATTTTATCTGGATATTCTGGGCCTCTGTTACGTTATGGGCAACCCCACACCCTAGTCACCCTCTGAGGACAGAGCTAGAgtgcagggtcggggggggggaaggttatAAATATAGGAGCTGAAGGGCTTTTATACGCTTGAAAggctacaatggcacagctgcagctgcacctctgtagccctTTAGTGTAGACCCTACCTATGCCGAccggaggggttctcccattgctatAGTtcatccacttccctgagaggtggtagggagcttgacagaagaattcttctgtttacctagtgctgtctacactgcagggggtgaggtggggggtaGGTTGGCTTCATCTCTCACTCAGGGGTGAGGATTTTTCTTATCCCTGAGTGATTTAGCTGGGTCAACCCAGCTTTTTAATGTATACCGTGGCGAAGACAGCCCTGTGGACTCAGGGGCTGAGAGATGTATCTGCTGTGAGGGCTGATCCCAACCCCTGTACCACCGTGGATAGAGGGCAGTGCTATGCCAGCTTTATTTTCTAAGGAAGCCCTCCATTGGGATAATGTTTGGTGCACCATGGTGTGGTCTATGGACgtagagggagagctggggcagtATTTGTTGCTGTGGAGACCACAGAGACTATGGAATTTACATTTAACTATCAGCTGACTGCTCTAAACTGGGATTCTGTCTCTGTTAAAGAGAGAGAACGGGCAGCACTTGGTGAGGTGAGGATTTGTGAATTCTTGCCTGATTTAGCTGGGTTTATGGGGAGAAGACAGTGCTCTATGGAGTGAGAGCCTTACAGAGATCCAGGGAACAGATATTGTAGAGGCTGCTTCCAATCCTGGTGCCACATTGAATACAGGCTACAGatttctgtttcaccagcaaCCTAGAGACCCAGTCAACTCTTAACCCAAGCCTAGGGCTGGAGCGCTGCTAGCTGCTAAGGTCCCCAGACTGTTTCGTTGCTCACCGAGTTCTGAAGTGTTTGAAATGGCTGAGGTGCTGCCATTGCTCAAGCTCTGAAGACCCACTACATGTTACAACCACACTGCAAAGCCTGCGAAATCATCTCTAAGAGAAGATCAGTGGGGAATGTGTTTGGATGTTTGTGCTGAAGTATAGAACACGTTAAGTTGTAACAGAAACAAATGGAGGAAGGTCTGTGTAAGGAGAACCCATAGATTTACTTTCTTATAGCTTTTGTttaagtggcaaagagtcctgtggcaccttatagactaacagacgttttggagcataagctttcatgggtgaatacccactttgtcggatgcatgtagtggaaatttccagagggaggcgtaaatatgcaagcaagaatcaggctagggataacgaggttagttcaatcagggaggatgaggccctcttctagcagctgaggtgtgaacaccaagggaggagaaactgcttttgtagttggctagccattcacagtctttgtttaatcccgAGCTGATGgtttcaaatttgcaaatgaactgaagctcagcagtttctctttgaagtctgggcctgaagtttttttgctgcaggacggctacctttaaatctgctattgtgtgtccagcgaggttgaagtgttctcctacaggtttttgtatatagccattcctaatatctgatttgtgtccatttatccttttacgtagggactgtccagtttggccgatgtacatagcagaggggcattgctggcacatgatggcgtatattatcatagaatcatagaatatcagggttggaagggacctcaggaggtcatctagtccaaccccctgctcaaagcaggaccaattcccaactaaatcatcccagccagggctttgtcaagcctggccttaaaaacttctaaggaaggagattccaccacctccctaggtaacccattccagcgcttcaccaccctcccagtgaaaaagtttttcctaatatccaacctaaacctcccccactgcaacttgatgacattggtggatgtgcaggtgaatgaaccggtgttggtgtggctgatctggttcggtcctgtgatggtgtcactggtgtagatataTGGGCAGAGGGggcattgaggtttgttgcacggattggttcctgagttagagttactatggtgcagtgtgtagttgctggtcagaatatgcttcaggttggcaggttatCTGTGGGTGAggcctggcctgcctcccaaggcctgtgaaagtgagggattgttgtccaggatgggttgtagatcactgatgatgcgttggagagattttagctgaggactgtatgtgatggccagtggaattctgttggtttctttcttgggcttgtcttgcagcagaaggcttctgggtacatgtctggctctgttgatctgtttccttatttcctcatgtgggtatcgtagttttgagaatgcttggtgaagatcttgtaggtgttggtctctgtctgaggggtcggagcaaatgcggttgtacctcagcacttgtctgtagacaatggatcatgtggtgtgttcgggatggaagctggaggcatgaaggtaggcataacggtcggtgggttttcggtatagcgtggtgttaacgtgaccgtcacttatttgcaccgtggtgtctaggaagtggacctcccgtgtagattggtccaggctgagtttgatggtggggtggaagctgttgaaatcatggtggaattcttccagagtttccttcccatgggtccagaggatgaagatgtcatcaatgtaatgtAGGTAGAGGAGGGGCGTgagtggatgagagctgaggaagtgttgttccaggtcagccataaaaacgttggcatattgtggggccatgcgggtgcccatagcggtgTCACTGGTCTGGAGGtgtatattgtcaccaaatttgaaataattgtgcatgaggGTAAAGTTATACAgttcagcaaccagttgtgctgtggcatcatcagggatactgttcctgacagcttgtattccatctatgtgtgggatgtttgtgtagacagCCTCTAcgtccatggtggctaggatggtgttttctggaagatcaccaatgcattgtagttttctcaggaaatcagtggtgtcacggagatagctgggagtgcttaTTCATAGTTATTACAATGTTTTCTGTGTGCATTAAATGTTTGGtttactaaggccatgtctacactgtgggtGCTACAGTGACACGGAACTTCACTGCAGCTATGTCGCTGTAGTGTGGATGCTTCCTTCAGTGACAGAAAGGGTTTTACTATTGCTGTGGGTAATCCATCTTTCCAAGTGGTggtagctagatcaatggaagaattcttctattgttGTCTACAGGGGGGGTGAGGCTGGCATAGTTATGTCACTTAGGGATGTGATTCCTATTGATCTCATTGATGAAGGCTGCTAAGTGCGTAAATCCTTACTGAAAATGAAACATAGGCTCTTAAACCAGTTAGGCATTGCCATGCTGAATGGAGCAACAGGGAAACAGctgtaaaaatctgggcctagcCACTATGGATAGCCATCAGACGACGTGCCATCAGTCAGCTATGGCAGTTCTCTGGTGTGGCATGGGGAAGCCGATGAAGATCTTTGGAGAAGCCTGCAGGAAAAAGGATCCCTGCAGTATTTGTGTTGCATTGTAGAGGAGGATCTTCATCAAAGCGCCAGCTGCTCTCACTAAGAGCAGGATCTTTGTGAAAGTTCCCAGATGGCTCAGAAGCCAAGCTCTGAAGCCATTTGAACGCTTTCCTGAAAACCGGGATCTTTGTCAAAGAAATGACTATTTCTATGAAGTGCTGTGGGGAATTAATGATCTACAAACATACACACCCACTGAGCAAGCTCTGTAGGTGAGGGCTGAAGCCCACCAGCACACAACCCAGGATGGGCAACGGGGGAAGCATTTTGGCCAGGAACACCGGGGGAAACACTTACTTTTCCAGAGAGTGAAATGGGATTGTAATGGCCCCACAGCATGGATGAGATCTCTGCATATAGGTTGCTTCTGCAACACCAACCTCAACCTGATGAAGGGCTGAGTCAGCCCTGCTGGGACTGAGGGAATCTGTGAATCACAAACCCCAGGTTTATAGCACAGAGCCATTCTCTCCGGTTCACTCTAGCCTAGTGCTAGGATCCACCTCGCCACCCCTCACTGCATATGGAGGTGTCTCTGATCTGGGGAACTTAAACAaagagagcaacactccgataccCCTACTTACCTTGAGtactgtagtcaatgggactactcatgatgATCCTAATCTGGGCAGTACATTGCACTATAACTAACATATACACGTCTATATTAAACTTACCTGAGCAAATAACACTGGCCGTGTCtctgggggagcaggctgggttGCCCAGGGCCGTGCGAGAACAATCCCACAGACAGGGTTCAGTCCCTTCACAATGAAAAGTGTCGCTCCATACAGTTCCGCTCCCTTCCCCGAAATGGGCTCCTCCCAGGATCGATTCAGCGTATCCACAGTTCAGCTGATGGCAGAGGACGTTGGCATCTTGCAAATCCCAGTGGGAGGCACAGAGGCTTCCCCATGTGTCTCCATGTTGGATCTCCACTCTCCCGGAGCACTCGGTGCCGTTCACTAACCTGCCGCCCAGGCACCCTGAGCACAAGGGAAAGTGAGTGTCGAGGTGGCTCAGTGATCAGTGTTAATGGCaatggcagggaggggagtggggaacagGAAGGGATTGTTGCTCTTGTTCAATGCTAGCAGTTACCCTGTGGGGGCTGTGGGACTATTCTACACCTGCACATTCACAAACTGATACTCGATCCACATCTGTTAGTTCGAAGGCAGGACAAGGGGCAAAAATTTGGCTTCCTTGGTACATTCCATACTCAAGGCACCACAAGCATTTCACTGAGGGATCAGTTCCAACAGACTTGGCTGGTGCAGGGACAGGGGGCCAATTTATGGGCCAGTccccacctggtgtaaatcagcatagcctcACTGAGCCCAATGGAGCTTGGCTGATTGACACACTGTGAAGATCTGGCTGAGGATGTTCCCCAATCCTTTTCTTTCCCATTGCAGCTGCTCACCTGAACACACCACGCTGGCTTCACTCCCAGGGGGACACTCAGTTGTGCCCAGCGCAGTTACAAGACAGTCCCTCAGGCGGGATTCATTCCTCTCACAGCCAAACTTGCCGTTCCAGACAAGCCCGTCTCCTGTGCCAAAGAGCTGCCCTGCTGGAATCGACAGGGCGAATCCACAGTCAAACTGCTGGCAGAGGGTGTGGGCAGTCTGTAAATCCCACTGGGAGTCACAGAGGGTTCCCCAGGCGCCTCCGTGGAGAAGCTCCACTCTCCCCGAACACCCTGTGCTGCCGTTTGCCAGCCTGTACCCGGCATACCCtgagaggaaggagaagggagatcAGAAGGACATTTCTCTTGAACAATTGTATCCAAAGATGTGACGAAGGAGCCCCAGTGACCTGGGATAATTAACTAATAATTACTTCCCAGTTTACTGGGCACTTTGTAAATGAGGATGTTCAGATGTGATTATCAGGTTCTTTCAGTGCAGGTGTTATTGCTCATATCTGCCCTTTGTGGGAAGTCACACAGCACCCACCAAACTCTGCCCCGGCATTTACGCCTCTGGGGTCAGGGTCATGCCTGGGACAGATTGTCTTTGACTGAGGCCAGTCTCTGCTTTGGTGGTTCCAGAGTGCTGGTCAGGAGTCTGGAGCAGTTGCCCCTAAGTTATCACACAAATGCCATTTGAAGAAACTGGGGTTCTCAAGGGTGCTGAGTTCTAGGTTACTGGAAGCTTACTGAATCAGAACAGTTGCACTCAGGGGTCTGACTGGGAATAAAATACACAGTGGTGATATTCTAGCTCAGTGACAGCTCTGCAACAGTTAAGGTTGAGACCAGCTTTCCTTCAAAGCTAATTTTTTCTAAGTGCTCTAATATCTGCCTGATTGATTGGATTGGATTGAAATACAGTATTTCACATAGGAGCACAGGGTTGTATTAGTAATAAAATGTGTGGCCATTTCACCAAGGGGTTTCCGAGATACAGCTCCCAGGAAGTTAAAAAAACAGCTTATATTAAAGTTGACAGATTctggcattttatttttgcacACAGGTAGAGATCAACCCAAGGCTCAGATCATTGCACCAGGGTCTCAGACACTTGAGGGTTACCCCCAACAGAGGATATGGCATCCACCAGCCTTTGGGGGAAATCAAATTCAGATGTTATTTCAAAACGAGCCTGCTTCTCCAGTTAGGTGCTTGCCAAGGCTTGTGCGCCTACACACACATCTAATGGACtacactgagcatgtgcagtgagAGAGGATAGCTATCTGGAAACCTGACAATCCAGCATGAGATGTGGGTGGCTTTGAGGGTAAACTGTGGCTTTTACAGCtaggcacccccacccctggcactGTGAGTGCAACTCCAGCCCAGAAAAGAAACGTGATGTTAAAAAAGCAGGTTTATTGCTCCAATTGGTCTCTCTCATGGGGGATTTTGTTTGGTGTAAATATAATCTGAGTGCAGCAACATATTCAGAATGTGctgaaattgcttttgaaaagaaaacaacttCCAAATGTGAATGCtgactgggaaggggaggggtgatcAGGGGTGCAAGAGTAGGTGGTAACAGGGGGAAATGTTTGGGTTTTCAGCCAGGGATGTGCTTATTATGGGGAGGGAGACAAATGGGAATCGGTGGTAGGGGAGAGAAGAAGTTGCG
This region includes:
- the LOC119565056 gene encoding scavenger receptor cysteine-rich domain-containing protein SCART1-like, whose protein sequence is MILSFQNCPRMSRPNDTCSHTDAVSILCSGYAGYRLANGSTGCSGRVELLHGGAWGTLCDSQWDLQTAHTLCQQFDCGFALSIPAGQLFGTGDGLVWNGKFGCERNESRLRDCLVTALGTTECPPGSEASVVCSGCLGGRLVNGTECSGRVEIQHGDTWGSLCASHWDLQDANVLCHQLNCGYAESILGGAHFGEGSGTVWSDTFHCEGTEPCLWDCSRTALGNPACSPRDTASVICSGRSEALRLLNGESRCSGRVEISLRGVWGRVLDDQWDMDDASVVCRQLQCGVAEKAYYPPMSERGRGPVGLKSVRCGGNETRLTLCDISPPETTQAGIAEDVGVVCSGDLV